Proteins from one Desulfonema limicola genomic window:
- a CDS encoding response regulator, with amino-acid sequence MKISHKISILIGIGIIMVLIMFSINYYQDFRVAQAGQSINDLNTANELILRAIIEEKKYLSEHKEDKSRIIISLFTKAGQYIEKLKTHSLSNIQYDLLQLSAQIDEYQKIFKNLTLNINNLDTKTGYINELLFNFNRKTIDILDKTKMDIGMAMMNVEDVDENIRNIAETAMNTKLWLEQINLIINKDLFIKKDEEGFKKDMKKAFSSLQTEKKNAEIISIYRKEPEYIEYLDNVIKIIDAMPQHTKKIHLLWKEKILIEDKLDKIRDNIVKVKETIISKGKFAIEKEQKNLLFLSMLTFIIVIIGYILAGIFFLRSVTKPFLEIVNTANSIAKGDFSYTININQKGEIGILAAAFQNMHSTINNVLKEIEILVQSVYEGHLDIRCKEENLQGDWHELVNGINNILDAFMAPFDITSEYIDKIAKGDIPEKINDQYKGDFNKIINNLNMLIDAAYETSSLVEEIAEGNLDIEIRKRSENDRLMKALKIMKDVLAGILQETGGVIQNVRDGKLELRPGNADNFGGCWKELVIGLNKLIKAFTIPIYRTAEYIERISKGDIPELITGNYKGYFNDIKNNLNILITATQEITRTAQEIAGGNLKVKVEKRSKHDTMMQAFEAMIEYIRDVAHITEQVSNNQLQIKVSPKSEHDVLNHSLLRMVENLRHMMEEIESSMNTVKHQNWFKTGLAELGNKMRGEQEAAALAQNIISWISNYLQSQIGAIYLADGNKSFYLAASYAWNKRKGNSSKFTSGDGLAGQAALEKKSIIFSDIPDDYIQINSGLGKTSPKNILVFPLIYEGDTKGVIELGTVHDLRETDMEFLTQASEDIAIAFHTAQTRGKMQELLKATSRQAEELKLQQENLQSANKELESQTRVLKESETRLKEQQEELSAINEELSKRSQAIEQKNEELKEAQAKVEQKASELEMASKYKSEFLANMSHELRTPLNSILILSQLLSRNENGNLTEKQAEFAGTIHRSGSDLLSLINEILDLSKVEAGKIELHIEEINLKAFEKDLIQLFSHPAKEKGVEFITRIEPDIPDIMKTDGQRLKQILRNLLSNAFKFTRQGNVSLKIFRPSSDTSFTQSGLTHDSSLGFSVSDTGIGIPENKKAAIFEAFQQAEGSTSRRFGGTGLGLSISKEFSKLLGGEIQVRSREGEGSTFTLYLPEISSHINAEEPEPRTKPETKINKKAKQRQIKKPEIKTRETDLQEIEDDRTNIRENDRILLVVEDDPNFSKVLFNVAHEKGFKCLIAGSGEKGLELAKKFDPDAIVMDLGLPEMNGWEVMEELKKDTKTLHIPVHIISSNDKPRNLGSDIIGYMTKPVSMEEFDNVFKNIEKNISGKIKNILIVEDEKLQRETLIQLIAHGGINAVGAESAEQAFDSLLKNSFDCMILDLGLGEMSGFDLLEKMKDTENIPQIPVIIYTGRELTQEEHSQLKKYSQSIIIKNEKSQERLLNELELFLNRIEEPETPEKTRTSEKIKNTEEPEGTEKKQEVNMSGKKILIVDDDMRNVFVLTSLLEEKNFEIIVGSDGKEALEQLDHNPDTDMVLMDIMMPEMDGYEATREIRKQERFEKLPVIALTAKAMKGDMEKCMDAGSNDYLTKPVDIDRLFELIKKWL; translated from the coding sequence ATGAAAATATCTCATAAAATAAGTATATTAATTGGTATTGGCATCATAATGGTACTTATCATGTTTTCCATAAACTATTACCAGGACTTCAGGGTTGCTCAAGCCGGTCAGTCCATTAATGACCTTAATACTGCCAATGAATTGATATTAAGAGCAATTATTGAAGAAAAAAAATATTTGAGTGAGCATAAAGAAGATAAGTCCAGGATCATTATAAGCCTGTTTACCAAAGCAGGGCAGTACATAGAAAAACTTAAAACACATTCACTCTCAAATATTCAATATGATCTATTACAATTATCTGCACAGATTGATGAATATCAAAAAATATTTAAGAATTTAACCCTGAATATTAATAATCTGGATACAAAAACAGGTTATATAAACGAATTACTTTTTAATTTTAACAGGAAAACCATTGATATTCTGGATAAAACCAAAATGGATATAGGAATGGCCATGATGAATGTTGAGGACGTGGATGAAAATATTCGTAATATAGCAGAAACAGCAATGAATACTAAATTATGGCTGGAACAGATTAATCTGATTATTAACAAAGACCTCTTTATTAAAAAGGATGAAGAAGGTTTTAAAAAAGATATGAAAAAAGCATTCTCTTCTCTTCAAACAGAAAAGAAAAATGCAGAAATTATATCCATATACAGGAAAGAACCTGAATACATTGAGTATCTCGATAATGTTATAAAGATCATTGATGCCATGCCGCAACATACTAAAAAAATCCATCTTCTCTGGAAGGAGAAAATTCTAATTGAAGATAAACTTGATAAGATCAGGGATAATATAGTTAAGGTTAAAGAAACTATTATTTCAAAAGGAAAATTTGCAATTGAAAAAGAGCAGAAAAATCTTCTTTTTCTTTCCATGCTTACTTTCATCATTGTTATTATCGGGTATATACTGGCAGGAATATTCTTTCTCAGGTCAGTTACAAAACCCTTTTTAGAGATAGTCAATACAGCCAATTCCATTGCAAAAGGAGATTTCTCCTATACTATCAATATTAATCAAAAAGGAGAAATCGGGATTCTTGCAGCAGCTTTTCAAAACATGCACAGCACCATAAACAATGTTTTAAAAGAAATCGAAATACTTGTACAATCTGTATATGAAGGACACCTGGATATACGATGCAAAGAAGAAAATCTTCAGGGTGACTGGCATGAACTTGTAAACGGGATAAATAATATTCTTGACGCATTTATGGCACCTTTTGACATAACCTCCGAATATATTGATAAAATAGCAAAGGGAGATATACCGGAAAAAATAAATGACCAATATAAAGGCGATTTTAACAAAATAATCAATAATCTTAACATGCTCATTGATGCAGCATATGAAACAAGCAGTCTGGTTGAAGAGATTGCAGAGGGCAACCTGGATATTGAAATAAGAAAGAGATCTGAAAATGACCGGCTGATGAAAGCTTTAAAAATCATGAAAGACGTATTGGCCGGTATTTTACAGGAAACAGGCGGAGTGATTCAAAATGTCCGGGACGGGAAACTTGAACTTCGGCCGGGCAATGCGGATAACTTTGGCGGATGCTGGAAGGAACTTGTTATAGGTCTCAATAAATTGATTAAAGCTTTCACTATTCCTATATACAGGACTGCCGAATATATAGAAAGAATATCCAAAGGTGATATTCCCGAACTGATAACCGGAAACTATAAAGGCTATTTTAATGACATAAAAAACAATCTTAATATACTCATTACAGCAACACAGGAAATAACCCGTACAGCCCAGGAAATAGCCGGAGGCAATCTAAAGGTAAAGGTTGAAAAACGATCAAAGCATGATACCATGATGCAGGCATTTGAAGCCATGATAGAATATATCAGGGATGTTGCCCATATAACGGAACAGGTTTCCAATAATCAACTGCAGATTAAGGTTTCGCCCAAATCCGAACATGATGTTCTCAATCATTCATTACTGCGAATGGTGGAAAATCTCCGGCATATGATGGAAGAAATCGAATCTTCTATGAATACAGTAAAACATCAGAACTGGTTTAAAACAGGGCTTGCAGAGCTTGGCAATAAAATGCGGGGAGAACAGGAAGCAGCAGCCCTTGCACAAAATATTATTTCCTGGATTTCAAATTACTTACAGTCTCAAATCGGTGCCATTTACCTGGCAGACGGCAATAAATCATTTTATCTTGCAGCCAGTTACGCATGGAATAAGCGCAAAGGCAATTCGTCAAAATTTACAAGTGGAGATGGCCTGGCAGGCCAGGCTGCTCTGGAGAAAAAAAGCATTATTTTTTCAGACATTCCTGATGATTATATTCAGATTAATTCAGGCCTTGGAAAAACATCACCCAAAAACATACTGGTATTTCCACTCATATATGAAGGAGACACAAAAGGGGTTATAGAGCTTGGAACTGTGCACGATTTAAGAGAAACTGACATGGAATTTCTCACCCAGGCATCCGAAGACATTGCCATTGCATTTCATACAGCCCAGACCCGCGGAAAAATGCAGGAACTCCTAAAAGCAACCAGCCGCCAGGCAGAGGAATTAAAATTACAGCAGGAGAATCTGCAGTCTGCCAACAAGGAGCTTGAATCCCAGACCCGTGTATTAAAAGAGTCGGAGACCCGTTTAAAGGAACAGCAGGAAGAATTGAGCGCAATTAATGAAGAACTTTCAAAACGTTCTCAAGCCATTGAGCAGAAAAATGAAGAATTAAAGGAAGCTCAGGCAAAAGTTGAGCAGAAAGCCAGTGAACTGGAAATGGCCAGCAAGTATAAATCCGAGTTCCTTGCCAATATGTCCCATGAACTGCGGACACCTCTTAACAGCATCCTGATTCTCTCCCAGCTTCTTTCCCGTAATGAAAACGGGAATCTCACGGAAAAGCAGGCTGAATTTGCCGGAACAATACACAGATCCGGCTCGGATCTCCTGTCTCTTATCAATGAAATCCTTGATCTTTCAAAGGTTGAAGCAGGAAAGATCGAACTTCATATTGAAGAAATAAACCTGAAAGCATTTGAAAAGGACCTTATACAATTATTCTCTCATCCTGCAAAAGAAAAAGGAGTTGAGTTTATAACCCGCATTGAACCGGATATTCCCGATATTATGAAAACTGACGGCCAGAGGCTTAAACAGATTCTCCGAAACCTGCTTTCCAATGCCTTTAAATTTACCAGACAGGGTAATGTCTCTTTGAAAATCTTCCGCCCATCTTCAGATACCAGTTTCACTCAGAGCGGTCTGACTCATGATTCCTCTCTGGGTTTTTCAGTATCTGATACCGGAATTGGAATTCCTGAAAATAAAAAAGCTGCAATATTTGAAGCATTCCAGCAGGCAGAGGGCAGTACAAGCCGGAGATTCGGAGGCACAGGGCTTGGGCTTTCCATTTCAAAAGAATTTTCAAAGCTCCTCGGAGGAGAAATCCAGGTACGGAGCCGGGAAGGTGAAGGCAGCACTTTTACACTTTATCTGCCTGAAATTTCCAGCCATATTAATGCTGAGGAACCTGAACCGAGGACAAAGCCGGAAACAAAGATAAATAAAAAAGCGAAACAAAGACAAATAAAAAAACCTGAAATAAAGACCCGGGAAACCGATTTACAGGAAATAGAAGACGACAGAACCAATATACGGGAAAATGACCGTATTCTCCTGGTTGTTGAAGATGACCCCAATTTTTCAAAGGTTCTTTTTAATGTGGCACATGAAAAAGGTTTTAAGTGCCTGATTGCAGGCAGCGGTGAAAAAGGGCTTGAACTGGCTAAAAAGTTTGATCCTGATGCCATTGTAATGGATCTGGGGCTGCCTGAAATGAACGGATGGGAAGTTATGGAGGAACTGAAAAAAGATACTAAAACCCTTCATATTCCGGTGCATATAATATCCTCAAATGATAAACCGCGAAATCTTGGTTCAGATATTATAGGCTACATGACAAAACCTGTTTCAATGGAAGAATTTGACAATGTATTCAAAAATATTGAAAAAAATATATCAGGTAAAATTAAAAATATTCTCATAGTTGAAGATGAAAAACTTCAGAGAGAAACCCTGATTCAGCTTATTGCACATGGGGGTATAAATGCAGTAGGAGCAGAAAGTGCAGAGCAGGCTTTTGACTCATTGCTAAAAAATTCCTTTGACTGCATGATCCTTGATCTGGGTCTGGGCGAGATGTCCGGTTTTGATCTTCTGGAAAAAATGAAAGACACTGAAAACATTCCCCAAATACCTGTAATAATATACACAGGCAGAGAACTCACCCAGGAAGAACACAGTCAGCTCAAGAAATATTCCCAAAGTATTATCATTAAAAATGAAAAATCCCAGGAAAGGCTTTTGAACGAACTGGAGCTTTTTCTAAACCGCATAGAAGAACCGGAAACTCCTGAAAAAACCAGGACTTCTGAAAAAATCAAAAACACTGAGGAACCGGAAGGAACTGAGAAAAAACAGGAAGTAAATATGAGCGGAAAAAAAATTTTAATCGTTGATGATGACATGAGAAACGTATTTGTCCTCACAAGCCTGCTTGAGGAAAAAAACTTTGAAATTATTGTTGGAAGCGACGGAAAAGAGGCTCTTGAACAACTGGACCACAACCCTGATACAGACATGGTACTCATGGATATAATGATGCCGGAAATGGACGGATATGAGGCAACAAGGGAAATAAGAAAACAAGAAAGATTTGAAAAACTTCCTGTCATTGCCCTGACTGCAAAAGCCATGAAAGGAGACATGGAAAAATGTATGGACGCAGGTTCAAATGATTACCTGACAAAGCCTGTGGATATTGACAGGCTTTTTGAGCTTATCAAAAAATGGCTGTAG
- a CDS encoding cache domain-containing protein has translation MKKTKIIVLTALFLLPFKLIEVHAQEKATPQEVIQKVKEASEFLSKAGEEGLKEFMDKNGRWVWKDTYIFIMYCKALTVTAHPIKPKLIGKNLMGLKDVTGKLFFAEFCKAEGNPKGLWVEYMWQKVDEKMPSRKISFLMQVPGTDYQAAAGIYDETISLEELNRLK, from the coding sequence GTGAAAAAAACTAAGATTATCGTATTGACTGCACTATTTCTACTGCCATTTAAGCTGATTGAAGTACATGCCCAGGAAAAAGCAACTCCCCAGGAGGTTATTCAAAAGGTAAAGGAAGCTTCTGAATTTCTCAGCAAAGCAGGAGAAGAAGGGCTTAAAGAATTTATGGATAAAAATGGGAGATGGGTATGGAAAGACACATATATATTTATAATGTATTGTAAAGCACTGACTGTAACAGCTCATCCAATTAAGCCGAAACTTATTGGGAAAAATTTAATGGGGCTTAAAGATGTAACCGGGAAATTATTTTTTGCAGAGTTCTGTAAAGCAGAGGGAAATCCAAAAGGTTTATGGGTTGAATATATGTGGCAGAAGGTAGATGAAAAAATGCCTTCCAGAAAAATCTCATTTCTTATGCAGGTTCCCGGAACTGATTATCAGGCAGCAGCCGGTATTTATGATGAAACAATATCACTTGAAGAGTTAAACAGGCTTAAATAG
- a CDS encoding HAMP domain-containing protein, with translation MKLKYKLAIGAVAMNFTVVAIAIAVTAVIMNRQYRNISENLIQKSFSIINKTLEEKEQELLKYSRQMASAENIGINLKYISENKNKSEHLIMQATYENVRDRIYTIAQSVGVSEAAIYDADGELTVFALSESGSFSYGYRHKIPKIMYEITELKKDTISSKKSESPIKSIKSYDSFDKIPSNLEKAAYTDKEIVRYEVKNNFLYMVYYAPVMGQIFNVKTMAVEPRQFGVLMVSLQLGLSFIKDLAAITGTRVNLFTGQGLSAGTLSSYKTFDMSVFKSEDSANPINGNTVVFTEVNTDSKDFVQGTLPVRSGNETVAAFASLYSKDIAKANTWQVIRLLCLIFLCCIFLFIPFAFFVSNYLTKAFNIIVDAANCIARGDFDKEITICRKDEIGDLADAFRNMKDSIGHVTLEMDKVIQAVQNGRLDVRCNTKEYKGIWQNLVTGVNNVIDAFADPVAMTAESIDRISKGDIPEKISDKFKGDFNIIRNNLNILIDAMNEITLIAEAIAAGNLNIAIKKRSKKDSLMEALKSMTEVLNTILQETGRLTRGVQDGRLDIRGREDMFSGGWQELILGFNSLIEAFRTPVNVTAGYISRISKGDIPEKINEKYKGDFNEIKNNINSLIDVTNKVTKIAQEIAQGNLSVKADKRSEKDEIMKAFANMITYLQDIADITEKVSNNELEVNVVPKSDKDILNRSLEKMIKNLQDMMNDIQNSMNTVKQQNWLKTGLAELGNTMRGEQEVSILAQNTISFLADYLNAQIGTIYLEKEKDRFYLAGSYACEKSKGIPEIIEAGQGLTGQAALEKKSILFSDVPKDYLNIYSGLGRSVPKNILVFPLIYEKQVKGVAEIGTFGSFSEIETDFLTLASENIAIAFDAAQTREKMKILLEESRQQAEELRMQQAELQAVNKELELQTGLSAASDSDIYQKIY, from the coding sequence ATGAAATTGAAATACAAGCTTGCTATCGGTGCCGTAGCAATGAATTTTACCGTAGTAGCAATTGCGATAGCTGTTACGGCTGTCATTATGAACCGGCAGTATCGCAATATTTCCGAAAACCTTATTCAAAAATCTTTTTCAATCATCAATAAAACCCTTGAAGAAAAAGAACAGGAACTGTTGAAATATTCAAGGCAGATGGCCTCAGCCGAGAATATCGGAATAAATCTTAAATATATATCCGAGAACAAAAATAAGTCTGAACATTTGATTATGCAGGCTACTTATGAAAACGTCAGAGACAGGATTTATACCATTGCCCAAAGTGTCGGCGTATCGGAAGCAGCAATCTATGATGCTGACGGCGAATTGACTGTCTTTGCCTTAAGCGAAAGCGGCAGTTTCAGTTATGGATACAGACACAAGATTCCCAAGATCATGTATGAAATCACGGAACTGAAAAAAGACACGATATCCTCTAAAAAATCGGAATCCCCGATAAAATCAATAAAATCTTACGATTCTTTTGACAAAATACCATCAAATCTGGAGAAGGCAGCATATACTGATAAAGAAATCGTCAGATACGAGGTAAAAAACAATTTTCTTTACATGGTTTACTATGCCCCGGTTATGGGTCAGATATTCAATGTCAAAACAATGGCTGTGGAACCCAGACAATTTGGGGTGCTGATGGTTTCTTTACAGTTGGGCCTTTCCTTTATCAAAGACCTGGCAGCCATTACCGGAACCCGGGTGAACCTGTTCACAGGACAGGGACTCAGCGCCGGAACCCTCAGTTCTTACAAAACATTTGATATGTCAGTATTCAAATCAGAGGATTCTGCAAATCCCATCAACGGCAACACTGTTGTTTTCACCGAGGTGAACACAGACAGCAAAGATTTTGTGCAGGGTACTCTGCCTGTCAGGTCAGGAAATGAGACGGTTGCGGCCTTTGCTTCTCTGTATTCCAAAGATATTGCAAAAGCAAATACATGGCAGGTTATCCGGCTGCTGTGCCTGATATTTTTATGCTGCATCTTTCTGTTCATCCCATTTGCTTTTTTTGTTTCCAATTATCTGACAAAAGCTTTCAATATAATTGTTGATGCGGCAAACTGTATTGCCAGGGGCGACTTTGATAAAGAAATTACTATCTGCCGAAAAGACGAAATCGGTGATCTGGCTGATGCTTTCAGAAATATGAAAGATTCAATAGGTCATGTTACCCTTGAAATGGACAAAGTGATTCAGGCTGTTCAAAACGGCAGACTGGATGTCCGCTGCAATACAAAAGAATATAAAGGTATCTGGCAAAATCTGGTTACAGGGGTCAATAACGTCATTGATGCTTTTGCAGACCCGGTTGCCATGACAGCAGAATCAATTGACCGTATTTCCAAAGGCGACATTCCGGAAAAGATCAGTGATAAATTCAAAGGGGATTTCAACATAATCAGAAATAATTTAAATATCCTCATTGATGCCATGAACGAAATTACCCTGATTGCCGAGGCTATAGCAGCCGGGAATTTAAATATTGCCATAAAAAAACGTTCAAAAAAAGATTCTTTAATGGAAGCTCTCAAGTCAATGACAGAAGTTCTCAATACAATCTTGCAGGAAACCGGAAGATTGACACGGGGAGTTCAAGACGGCCGGCTTGATATAAGAGGCAGGGAAGATATGTTTTCAGGAGGCTGGCAGGAACTTATCCTGGGATTTAACAGCCTTATAGAAGCATTTCGGACACCTGTCAATGTTACGGCAGGATATATATCAAGAATTTCCAAAGGCGATATTCCTGAAAAAATCAATGAGAAATACAAAGGTGATTTTAACGAAATAAAAAACAATATCAACAGTCTTATTGATGTTACAAACAAAGTTACTAAAATTGCTCAAGAGATAGCCCAGGGCAACCTCAGTGTAAAGGCTGACAAACGATCAGAAAAAGATGAAATAATGAAAGCATTTGCAAATATGATAACTTACCTCCAGGATATTGCAGATATAACGGAAAAGGTTTCTAATAATGAACTTGAAGTAAATGTTGTACCAAAATCGGATAAAGATATTCTTAACCGCTCTTTGGAGAAAATGATTAAAAATCTGCAAGATATGATGAATGATATTCAAAACAGCATGAATACGGTCAAACAGCAGAACTGGCTTAAAACCGGCCTGGCAGAACTGGGCAATACTATGCGGGGAGAACAGGAAGTATCAATTCTGGCACAAAATACCATCTCATTTCTTGCAGATTATCTAAACGCTCAAATCGGAACAATCTACCTGGAAAAAGAAAAAGACAGATTTTATCTTGCCGGTTCCTATGCCTGTGAAAAGAGTAAAGGAATACCGGAAATAATCGAAGCAGGACAAGGATTAACAGGGCAGGCAGCTCTTGAAAAGAAAAGTATTCTCTTTTCGGATGTCCCGAAAGATTATCTTAATATATATTCAGGTCTGGGCAGGAGTGTACCGAAAAATATCCTGGTATTTCCCCTCATATATGAAAAGCAGGTCAAGGGAGTGGCAGAGATCGGAACCTTTGGCAGTTTCAGTGAGATTGAAACTGATTTTTTAACCCTGGCATCCGAAAATATAGCTATTGCATTTGATGCTGCCCAAACACGCGAAAAAATGAAAATACTCCTTGAAGAATCCCGTCAGCAGGCTGAAGAACTGCGTATGCAGCAGGCAGAATTACAGGCTGTTAACAAAGAGCTTGAATTGCAGACCGGGTTGTCAGCAGCATCTGACTCCGATATTTATCAAAAAATATATTAA
- a CDS encoding ABC transporter substrate-binding protein, with protein MIKWFVKEKWQGSGTPRIGIMAADVPSWRILSKPGMMDNYIRSVGGELAGIEFIPLVTPDLSTTIGKLVMGKKANALILIGTSSQTVVLAKSMKQMGIDPQKTTVLCNISAWDETLFKSVPLEIEGFYGEVHTVLPDENAPGMARVREVAALAGRTSEEIVVNYINGVIGSMVLETAVRNALEKHGYEKVAGSGEYIRNEIHTLKPFDPLGLTAPVGVLHPDQPYFYNHARIVKASKGKFIEAGKWISIDRIQGSME; from the coding sequence ATGATAAAATGGTTTGTCAAAGAAAAATGGCAAGGTAGCGGAACTCCCAGGATCGGCATTATGGCAGCCGACGTGCCAAGCTGGCGGATACTGAGCAAACCCGGCATGATGGATAACTATATCCGCAGTGTCGGGGGAGAATTGGCCGGAATTGAGTTTATTCCTCTGGTAACCCCTGACCTGAGTACAACAATCGGAAAACTGGTTATGGGAAAAAAGGCAAATGCACTGATTCTTATCGGAACTTCGTCTCAAACCGTTGTTCTTGCAAAAAGTATGAAACAGATGGGCATTGATCCGCAGAAAACAACCGTGCTTTGCAATATCAGCGCATGGGATGAAACGCTTTTCAAATCAGTGCCACTGGAAATCGAAGGGTTTTATGGAGAAGTTCATACAGTCCTTCCTGATGAAAATGCTCCGGGAATGGCCAGAGTCAGAGAAGTGGCAGCATTGGCAGGCAGAACCTCGGAAGAGATTGTGGTCAACTACATCAACGGTGTTATCGGCTCAATGGTGTTGGAGACCGCTGTGAGAAATGCTCTGGAAAAGCACGGGTATGAGAAAGTCGCTGGCTCAGGGGAGTATATCCGGAATGAAATACATACACTTAAACCCTTTGATCCGCTGGGACTTACTGCACCGGTCGGAGTTTTACATCCGGATCAGCCGTATTTTTACAACCACGCGAGGATCGTTAAGGCTTCCAAAGGAAAATTCATTGAAGCCGGGAAATGGATTTCGATTGACAGAATCCAGGGTTCAATGGAATAA
- a CDS encoding ABC transporter substrate-binding protein: MKKFIWLMVIFLTGVFSSVSANQKILTIGVSGTYSGGFASVGKSVSDGESDYLKWLGYNGGIEYKAPDGKIKKAGIRVIVEDNEYKPAKAAIVYETFKAKGINIITGFGSTPGQVCAENASKDHIPYLSWYAYATPLGYRPKPQYYCTGLTDIAEMATP, translated from the coding sequence ATGAAAAAGTTTATTTGGCTCATGGTAATTTTTTTGACAGGGGTATTTTCCTCTGTTTCAGCTAATCAGAAAATTTTGACCATAGGGGTCTCCGGCACATACAGCGGCGGATTTGCCTCTGTGGGAAAAAGCGTGTCTGACGGCGAATCAGACTACTTGAAATGGCTGGGATACAACGGGGGCATTGAATACAAAGCACCTGACGGCAAGATAAAAAAAGCCGGCATCCGTGTTATTGTCGAAGATAACGAGTATAAACCTGCAAAAGCGGCAATTGTCTATGAAACATTTAAGGCAAAAGGCATCAATATAATTACCGGGTTCGGGAGTACGCCTGGACAGGTATGCGCTGAAAACGCATCAAAAGACCATATTCCGTATCTGTCATGGTATGCGTATGCAACCCCCTTGGGATACAGGCCAAAACCTCAGTATTACTGCACAGGTCTTACGGACATTGCCGAAATGGCAACTCCATGA
- a CDS encoding Rpn family recombination-promoting nuclease/putative transposase: MTKILSPKNDYVFKKLFTQDHEILADLINSVLELPENEKICSVTVRNPVILAEDISKKFIILDIHAADESGREYDIEMQVRKFETYPERALYYLCRIYAAQLKSGKDYSGLNPVIGIHFLDYELFPDNDDFYFNFMLRDIRYPDLKLTDDFNLHIFELPGVEAALKKKPHPGLEWLYFFNHVHEEEEDVMQKQYNNPMITKAYDILKTLSTDEEIRHRAKIREESMINEAIFMAGERKKGKEEGIKVGRKEGKIEQAENTARKMLARNMNIEDIAEFTGLDVKDIQKLNQDIEGKT, translated from the coding sequence ATGACAAAAATCCTGAGCCCGAAAAATGATTATGTTTTTAAAAAACTATTTACCCAGGATCATGAAATCCTGGCGGATTTGATAAACAGCGTTCTTGAATTACCGGAAAATGAAAAAATCTGTTCGGTAACTGTTCGAAACCCTGTGATCCTGGCTGAAGATATCAGCAAAAAGTTTATCATCCTTGACATCCACGCTGCTGATGAATCAGGACGAGAATATGATATTGAAATGCAGGTCAGAAAATTTGAAACATATCCTGAACGCGCCCTGTATTACCTGTGCAGGATATATGCTGCACAGCTAAAATCAGGAAAGGATTACAGCGGGCTGAACCCGGTCATCGGTATTCATTTCCTGGATTATGAACTATTCCCTGATAATGACGATTTTTATTTCAATTTCATGCTCAGAGATATCCGCTATCCTGACCTGAAACTGACTGATGATTTTAATCTCCATATTTTTGAACTTCCGGGTGTGGAAGCAGCTTTGAAAAAAAAGCCCCATCCTGGTCTTGAATGGCTTTATTTTTTCAACCATGTCCATGAAGAGGAGGAAGATGTTATGCAGAAACAATATAATAACCCTATGATTACAAAGGCATATGATATATTGAAAACCTTGAGTACTGATGAGGAAATACGGCACAGGGCTAAAATCAGGGAAGAATCAATGATAAATGAAGCTATCTTTATGGCTGGGGAGAGAAAGAAAGGAAAGGAAGAGGGAATAAAGGTGGGAAGGAAGGAAGGCAAGATAGAACAGGCAGAGAATACAGCCCGCAAAATGCTGGCCAGAAATATGAATATAGAGGACATTGCCGAATTTACCGGACTTGATGTTAAAGATATTCAAAAATTAAATCAGGATATTGAGGGCAAAACTTAA